GGAGGAGGGATACCCTTCCGATGGGCAAAGGTGTACCAATCACCAGCAGTAATGAATTCGTAAAAATATCGGAAAACATCTAAGTCTGGCCTCTAGTTCAGAGCCCTACAAGAGATCTCGAAATGATTTACATGGCTTATTCCGAAAGGGTTCACCTGACACAGATGAACTCGGAAATACCAGAGAACTCTAATAAAAAACTTAGAGAATGGAACTCTGTAATTCGCGAAATTACACACGCGAGTATATAAAGGGAATTTTCCTTGACGGAAAGGATATATGATTTCATCCTTTGAAGGAAGAACTGGGTTAAGATCTAAGGGAATCCTGTATTCCCGAACGAACTTGTCCAACTGACGTTGGGTAAGGACACTCATGCTCTCAAAAAGGTTATCTTTCCAAGGAGCCACTACTATAGCTGAAAAAAGGACGCACCTTGTAGAAGAAGAAAGACGAACAAGAGGATAACAGTTGAGAGAAGATAAGAGagtaaaaaagtaaaaataaaatgtGAAAAAGGGTTTTTATAGAAAACTTTAGGTCGGTTAAGGGGCCGTCAAATCAAACCATAATGTCAGGAGACGATCACGATTCCCAAGGTGGGGTTTTGTAACCGTCACCTACCGGTGACCGACGGTCAAAATTACTTACCTCACCTGCGCCACGTCGGATCCATACAAACAACGCCACGTCATTCGGTCAAAAACACTTTgcaaaaacattttattaagtCCTTTACAGAACTTAACAAAATGGGGGACTTGAAGATACATATCCGAATCCGGACCTCATCCTTTGGGACGGACCGGATCACATATGGACGAACACTTTGAAGACATCCGTGCCCCATGTCACCGAGGACGAACATCCGAACAAGTGCGTCTGGACGAATGACGCCATCTCAGTTGACCATTATAAATACCTCATCAAGTACAAAGCCAAGCACGATTTTCTGAACCTTCGtcctcactttctctctctattttctctctctaccaatacttatcctcacgccagagggtggtcgcagaggggccctcccatctctgGGATGAGCCTAACGGTTTGCTTTTTTACAGGTTCCAGCCCTCATCTCCTACAGGATCCATTCCACCTTCACAGGCTCCGGCCTTGATCGAATTTTGGATCTTCAGTTTGTTTAAGTGGACTTTTGCATTTGGTGTAATTTTTGTGTATTAACATGCTGTAACAGGATGCATGGTTTATCGTGTTGGCATCTACTTTtcatttggttttgttttttttttttttaattcttttgttTTACGAACTTTGCTGGTGTTAATGATCGCTGACGATGGTATGACATTAATGCTACTTGACACGATTTTATGCTCCTCGCTAGGGGGTGGTTAATACTAGTTACTTTATAATCAAGTGAATATTGTTACAAAAAGAATTTACAAATTATTCCTGTAATAACACTAATTGTTGTTAATATTTAAGAGAATATTTCTTAATTAAACCTACGGATATGCATTTCCTGTAATAACACTAATTATTGTTAACATTTAAGAGAATATTTCTTAATTAAACCTACGGATATGCATTTCTTGTTATATCACTAATTATTGTTAACATTTAAGAGAATATATCTTAATTAAACCTACGGATATCCATATATTCATATTATAAATGGAATTAATGAGAAAATATCTTCCATAAACCGTTTGTTGTCATATATAAACCATTTCTCCCTCTTTAAATTTACCATAGTTACGTTAATAcatcaaataaaaatattttcttaCCATTGTTACGTTATACATCAAATAAAAATCCCTCTTTAAATTTACCATAGTTACGTTTGAAGGTATTAACATTTAGGGAATTAACATAGttaatccctgtggtttgtatAAAATAACATAATTATGTACTAATAGTTTAACAAACAATTAACGTTTATATCTTCAAAcgttaaaaaatgaaaagttaataccctaaaaGATGATTTTAAattattagtacctaagtatattactttgtgcaaaccacatggactaactatgtaattaactcaaaaatatATTTTACTCTTTTAGGCAATAGATGGTGTTGGGCGATTAAAGTAAGAGCAACCAAAGACAGAAGAAAAAAATGTTTTGTTTGAAAACAAACATTtaagttttgtttttttgttcCAACTCACTCATCCCACCCCTTACAAAAAGCTAAAGATCaccttattaaaaaaaaaaaatcttccaAAAAAGTTGAAATTTCCTTTTCCATCAGATGGAACATTGCCAGCATAATGTACTTGTATAAAGGTGCACTCTAATCTCATTTACTTCCCTTGCCATCACACATACACACACTAGAACACCTTAACTGTGTGTTTAACAATCTTGATCATCAACCCTAAACATGTCTGACCTTGAGTTCTTCCTCCTTGTATCTTTTCTCATCTTGAATTTTTATCTCATCTTGAATCTTGTCAAGAGAAGAACACATGGCAATTCGGCCCGTAATCTTCCACCGGGCAACATGGGCTGGCCGTTCATTGGCGAAACCATCGGCTACCTTAAACCCTACTCGGCCACCACCATCGGCAGGTTTATGGAACAACACATATCCAGGTAACATAGTTTCATATTATTCCCATGATTCATGTTTCAAGAACATGTATATATAGACAACAACTGACTTATATGtttgtgcatatatatatataggtttggAAAGATATACAAATCAAACTTGTTTGGGGAGCCAACTATAGTCTCAGCCGATCCAGGGTTGAATAGATACATATTGCAAAATGAAGGGAGGTTATTCGAATGTAGCTATCCTAGAAGCATAGGGGGGATTCTTGGCAAATGGTCCATGCTGGTTTTGGTTGGCGACATGCATAGAGATATGAGGCTCATCTCACTCAACTTCTTGACCAATGCTAGGCTCAAAACTCAATTGGTAAAAGAAGTTGAGAAAAACACTTTGTGGGTGTTGGATTCTTGGCAAGAAAACTCACCTTTTTGTGCCCAAGATGAAGCTAAGAAGGTAAGTTTATAATTTAATTGAAGTGGCAAAAGGGTTGCGTTAGCTGAGTTGGGTAACGGGTAAAAATGGGTTCGTTCtgaaaagatttttttttttttttttttttttttttttgatatgcTAACATTTTTGTTTTACAAATTTGAAATATTTAGTTAGTGTTAAGTATCTTATAAAGATTGTATTAAACACTAATAAATTTTTATTCATGGAAATTGATACCCTAGTATGATCATATGTCCTTTTTTCACAGTTTACTTTCAATCTAATGGCGAAACATATCATGAGTTTAGACCCCGGTGAACCGGAGACCGAACGCTTGAAGAAAGAGTATGTAACTTTCATGAAAGGTGTGGTTTCTGTCCCTCTAAACTTCCCTGGAACTGCATACAGAAAAGCTCTAAAGGTAAACCCTAATCTTGTTTAATACTTTTTAATCATTTAATAAATATTTTAGAAAGAATTAACAAAAGCCCATTAAATATATGCATCTTGATTCGCTTATCGTTTTGTACAAACAGTCTAGATCGACGATTCTTAAATTCATTGAAATGAAAATGGAGGAAAGGATTAAACGAATGGATGATAAAGGAAATGGTTTAGAGAAACTAGAAGACGATCTACTCGGATGGGTAATTAACAACTCGAACCTCTCAAAAGAGCAAATACTCGACTTGGTATTGAGTTTACTCTTTGCTGGTCACGAAACCTCTTCGGTTTCCATATCCCTAGCTATTTacttcttggaagcttgtccaaCCGCGGTTCATCAACTTAGAGTAAGACCCTAGTCGACTTTTTATACTATTTAGTAGCACAACCAAGGTGGGATATGTTGTAACCCGTCCCTCTTAATATAGTCTAGATGAATAATTCATCTGGGCCATATCATCTATTTTAACACGCTATATTAACATGTGTGTAAAAGTGTTTACAACCTACTATTAATAACACAAAATGCATGAGAGTACACATGTCAATATCAAAAGGTATTTAAAAATTAACTATGACTTTTAGGAAGAACATGAAGAAATTGCAAAGGCAAAGAGGCTATCGGGTGAGATGAATTTAAGTTGGGATGACTACAAAAAGATGGAATTTACTCAGTGTGTAagttatttatttctttttttttattttggtacAGCTTTATATGCATAAAGTACATCTTTATAGTTGTAAGCTTAAACTAAATAAAATTATGCTAATTGAAGGTAATCAATGAGACGCTAAGATTCGGGAATGTGGTGAGATTCCTTCACAGAAAGGCTATTAAAGATGTGCGGTATAAAGGTAAatatactagttttttttttcaaagttaCCATTTAACCCCTTAATGTATTCTGTAATGACAGGATAACCCCTGGTCTTTAGAATATTAAGGTTTCTCaacaattttatttattttgacttttaaaaaggTTATGACATTCCATGTGGGTGGAAAGTGCTGCCAGTGATTGCAGCCGTGCATTTGGATCCTACACATTTTGACCAACCTCACCTTTTTGATCCATGGAGATGGCAGGTTAGTACTTGGtacttatatatatttttatatttttaacaatTAAGAAAAATCATTATTTGTCATGAACAAATAGATAACATATCTGTTTAACTTAActtattaaatataataaaatcTGAAACTCTTAGTTTTGTCCATGTCAAAATATGTACATATTAAAGTCTATGTTAAAAGGTTTGATAGTTCTCTTTGTGGACGAGGGGGTGGAGGAGGACAACGATATTAAAATTTATTGTCGGTATAACTTGTAGCCCCAAAAACGTTTTGGTGTCTTGTTCATAATTAATGTATTTACACGTGTGGGACAGTATTTGTCCCGACAGAAATATATCATAAATCTTTAATAATTGTTCAGTAACATCAATactaaaaaatgtttttaataatattttcaATAGTATATTCAAGTGCGTATGTATGAatatttatacatataatttttataaataaaattcaTATAAAAGAGAGAtaattatgaaaaaaaaaaaaaagaattgcaTTTGTGTAAATACAAGTGAAAAAGAGCACTTGAAGAAAGGAGCCGAAAGGAAAGAGGGGTGGGCCCAAAAGAAAGAGACGAGGAAGTCAAGGTATGGACGTATAATGACTGGGGGCCCAAAAGAAGCAGGCCTAATATTGGTCGCACGTGTACGGCGTGTGGGGCCCAATAAGGAATGTTGATGATGATAGGCCCACGCTCCCAACTGCTACTCCGTGCGTGTGGGGGTAGTGATGATTAAAAAAAAGGTGCACGTGCACCTGCACGTGCATTCATTCACCTCCATTCCATACTCCCTGTGTCTTTATCAAATTTAATTTTATGTTATGACTACAAATAAGACTAAAATTGGACGAGAATAGGATTTTAATTTagaaaaattggtttttaataaaccaacctttgccccattggtaaataataatcctacctacaGATTTGGTAATTAATAATCCTACGTTtcaatatgttggtactcaatggacctccgttagtttttttgtaactgaagttagtttttaagttttatttattacacaaacagtccctgtagttataaaaaaaatcataaaaataaaaaaaaaataaaaaaaattcaaaaaaaccataaaaattctaaaaaaatcaaaaaaattctaaaaaaatcaaaaaaaatcataaaaaatcataaaaattctaaaaaaatcaaaaaattctaaaaaaataaaaaaatcataaaaaccgtttcgaaccgtaccgtttcgacgcgaaccgtttcgacccgtaccgtttcgacccgtaccgtttcgacgcgtaccgtttcgacccgaaccgttttcAACCCGGACCGTTTCGACCCAGACCGTTTTCGACCCGGACCGTTTCGaaaacggtggtggtggtggtggtggcggtgctgtggtggtggtggtggtggcggtgcggtggtggtggtggcggtgcgatggtggtggtggtggtggcggtgtggtggtggcggtggcggtgctgtggtggtggtggtggtggtggtggtggcggtgcggtggtggtggtggcggtgctgtggtggtggtggtggtgggtcgaaACGATCCGGGTCGAAAACGGTtctggtcgaaacggtactggtcgaaacggtacgggtcgaaacggtacgggtcgaaacggtccgggtcgaaacggtacgcgtcgaaactgTTCGCGTCGAAAccgtacgggtcgaaacggttttttataattttttttatttttttagaatttttttgattttttaagattttttatgattttttatgatttttttgatttttttagaatttttatgatttttttgaatttttttgattttttagatttttttttatttttatgattttttttataactacagggactgtttgtgtaataaataaaacttaaaactagtaaattataactacagggactgtttgtgtaataaataaaacttaaaaactaacttcagttaaaaaaaactaacggatgtCCATTGAGTACCAAATATTGAAACGTAGGATTATTAATTACCAAATCtgtaggtaggattattatttaccaatggggcaaaggttggtttattaaaaaccaattttcctttaATTTAATTTAGTAAATAAATAGTTGTACCGGAAAACGTTTATAGCACGACTGATTTTAAGTAGTGAAATGTAAGGGCAGCATATATACATTTGACTAGGGATGGGCtttttttcccaaatacccgTACCTGTACCCGTACCGATTTTAGGTATTTGGTACATGTATCGGTATCTAGTTTTATTAACTTTGGTATTCGGTACTTTCGGTAttggtacgggtacgggtacgggtaaaaacgggtactggtaccgaattctatgtatacctttaaaagttttttttgtattatgttttatttcatattatggtatttatagtgtactcgtattgattttacctatatggtacccgtatcgtattggtactcgtaccaattttacctatttggtactcatactatattggtactcatgtcaattttacctatttagtactcgtacaagtgctcaaaaagtaaataaaaacaaaatggtaccaagcgggtactgtaccgaaaatacccgtaccagtacccgtactcgtacccgtaccgtacctatatatttggtacctagttttgttcaaattcggtaccggtattttcggtactgaTACGGGTATAGGTACGAGTACTGTACCAATCCCATCCCTACATTTGACAAAGGACGTAGTAGAAGAGAGAAGAAGAAACGATCATGTGATCGCGACATGTAATTAAAGCAAtataaacaaatatttattcagattttgttaatttattatttaaacaTAAACTGTCCAGAAAACAGGGACATAATTGTTGGGTAACAGTCAACTAAATTCAATTAAGTTGGATAAAAGTTTTGTTTCAAAGAAGTATTAATATAAATTTTTCTTTATTACAGTTAAAGATTTTAGAAAAATCAACATCAATAGAAAGttttatactatatatatatatatatatatatgaagaatcatggttgcaaaagtcgttagGTGCTCCCTAGTTGGTCGATCAGGGAGtcgagagtactcggcctaggcggagaatACCcagggagtactcggacatgttaaattataaagaaattagttttcggaaattaaatatatgtcaaataacataaattactaatatttataacaaaatacgtgaataCGATATTCATTTTTTAATATGATATGCataaaaattatgttttattttattttaagtcaaactcggcccgagttgacctactggATCCGATTTTGACCacgtttgatcgattctgagtaATTAGGCAGAGTTGAAGAAAGTTGTCTCGGCTGCTTACATtatagcgactactcggggagtactcgttCTTGAAGAGACCATGTTTTACAACCATATGTGAAGAATAAacaattttaattaaaaaaaggaCCAAATAAATGGTGTTCGGATGCACTCTATGACTTGAATTGATTATCATTGATTTTGCTTCTATGTTGTGAAGTCACAATAATTACTTCTCAAACACCAATCTTTTATTTCATAGATAAcattacaaataaatataaaaataatgaTGATACTTTGAAGTACTAATTTACATTACTAAAAaagatatttatttatgttatgttacTATGATAACTTTTGccaaataataaaatttaaaggCATTCTTTCTTTTGACTACAGAATACTACTACACATGTGACATCATCTTCTACTGGTGCAAGCCCAACATCTGCAAACAACTTCATGCCATTTGGTGGAGGGCC
This is a stretch of genomic DNA from Helianthus annuus cultivar XRQ/B chromosome 16, HanXRQr2.0-SUNRISE, whole genome shotgun sequence. It encodes these proteins:
- the LOC110915264 gene encoding cytochrome P450 90B1, translated to MSDLEFFLLVSFLILNFYLILNLVKRRTHGNSARNLPPGNMGWPFIGETIGYLKPYSATTIGRFMEQHISRFGKIYKSNLFGEPTIVSADPGLNRYILQNEGRLFECSYPRSIGGILGKWSMLVLVGDMHRDMRLISLNFLTNARLKTQLVKEVEKNTLWVLDSWQENSPFCAQDEAKKFTFNLMAKHIMSLDPGEPETERLKKEYVTFMKGVVSVPLNFPGTAYRKALKSRSTILKFIEMKMEERIKRMDDKGNGLEKLEDDLLGWVINNSNLSKEQILDLVLSLLFAGHETSSVSISLAIYFLEACPTAVHQLREEHEEIAKAKRLSGEMNLSWDDYKKMEFTQCVINETLRFGNVVRFLHRKAIKDVRYKGYDIPCGWKVLPVIAAVHLDPTHFDQPHLFDPWRWQNTTTHVTSSSTGASPTSANNFMPFGGGPRLCTGSELAKLEMAIFIHHLVLKYEWELVDSDEAFAYPYLDFPKGLPIKVRHRC